GGAAATCCAAAGAAGAGTTCTCAGAATACAACCACTTCTCGAGGCTCCCATTTGGCAAGTAATTTAATACCGAGGCTTTGAAATCAATTTCACTGCAACAACTAATAATTTTGATAAGATTTCGATGACGAATATTGCTTAGCATTTCACATTCTCTATCAAAACTCTTGAAAGCCCCCTCTAGCTTCAAACTGAAAACCTTTACTGCAACATATGTTCCATCTGAAAGTGCCCCTTTATATACTGAGCCAAAACCCCCACTTCCAAATAAGTTGTTTTCGTTAAATCCGTTTGTCACCCTCACAAGTTCTAGTTGTGAAACTCTTCTCCAAAGAAGACGTTGAGACAATGAGGTAGCCTCTGTTGGAACTTCCACATTCCTTTTCAAGTGTAGAAAGATAGATACGGAGGCCACTCGGAGAGAACTACTGATATGATCCCAAGGATTATATATTTAGCTTTCTTCATGTTTGGTTCAAGTTTAGTATTTTTGCATGGTGGAACATGAAGTCGGGTTGCACCACAAAGTTCATTCATTGTATCCCAGGTATATGGATACCAATCTGCTCAAGTTGCCAATACCAATGGGAATGTTACCGCTCATGATGGAATTGGTTAAAGAAGTCATGTTGAAAACCAAAGTAGTCAAAGAAGTCATGTTGAAAACAGCCACATGAACATGGCCTTTAAGAGCATTGAACCCCACGTACAACATCTCCGCTTGATCTAAAGAACCGATCTCATTTggaatttctgaaaaaaaaaatcatttaactCATGATTTATGCACATATAATGCGCTGCAACAAAAgcacttatatatataatatggtCACATCAAGGCAAGGCAATGCAACAAATATACCGTTGAAATTGTTGGAGTCAAGGTATCTCCTTCAGCATTGTTAAGTTCTCTATTTCTCTTGGTATCCCACTTGTTTATGTATGCTAAACAAAGACTCATAATACATTCAAATAAAggaaattagaaagaaaaaaacaccgTGGCAACTACATAatttagagcatctccaaggaAAGAGGTAAAAGAGTAGGGAAAACTCATTTGCCTTGCCACATCAACATTTTCATGTTCTAAGGGAAGAGGCAAATGGGTAGGCAAAATATACCTACACTCCCAAACAAGGCAATATTGCCTACTTCAAAGTGAAGAGGTATATTGGGCCCCCCTTGCTTTctataataaaatatcatcTCCACTATCTCATATACTACtttctgtaaaaaaaaaaaaaaaaaaaatataataatgatTTGTAGGCAAATTTTCGATTATTGTacagtttttaatttaaaaaaatgtatgtTTTTTGGTCTTCTTATTCAAATCTAGGAAGTGGTTGCTAAAGAGTGAAGAAGACTATTGGGAGGCAGCTTCGAATGTAGGAGGTGGTTGTTCCAGGCAAAAGCGATTCACTCGACATTTCGTTCCAAGTTGTTTATTTCTATAATTGTTTCGGCTCTCTATTGCTCTACACAAAGAGAGTTGGATGATTTTTTCCCAAGTGCATGCATAGATTTCgtatttttcttcctcaattTGCTTTTTCACTCTTTGCTCTCTACCATCTTACAATCATAGGTGCAGAAACATCATGACTTAATTTGCCCTTTCACTCTTCTTTACTTTCTTGgtttgtaaattgaacattcaTTTCAATGAAAGTTTGGTATTTCAACTCATCTAATCTCTGCTTAAAAACGGTAATCACTGCTCGATTGCATTGTTGTTGGGGAACGTTTATTCCATTGCATGTGTGAACATAATGCACATAAGGCATCGCCTAATCCACAAAATTCCAAACCAAACCCTCCATGGAATGACAGCGCATTTGGATTGGAACTACGGAAAAAACCAACCAACATTTGGGAATATTCTAAACATAATTTAAGCTAACAAAACCTCTCCaaccaattttttctttctttattcataATTCTATATGAAAATCTTTGGTGactcctctttttttaatatactGATACCATAACAACAACCAAGACtagtatattatataataagTCTACACACTCCACCATATAATCAGTCCGAAATAAAACAGCATGCCTTCCTTTACATTGTCTAAATTAAAGACTGAAATTGAATCAAATCAAAGTGCATGAAATACATGTCATAGGATAGGACCCATTAATTGAAGCGTTGCTGAACAAGAGGACGGTTTAAGAGCACACCTCTTCTTCCTGCAGCAGCGTCCTTCAAAAACTTTGTCTTGATTTTGTTGAGTGTGGCTACAACTTCTTTCATACTTATCCTCTCTTCTGGTGATTCTGCACAGCAAGTAAGAGCTAATCTCATAATGGCTGATATGCAATCCCTCTTCCTCACATGATCATCATCTTCCTGCTCTGTCCCAATCCCAAGCAAATTGGCATCCACAACTTCATCTATATTTGAATATGGTAATACAAGAGAGTTTGCAATCCATTGCTTTATATTCATTTCCCCATCAAACATCTCATCTGTTGGCTTCCTTCTTGTGAATGTTTCCATCACTACAATTCCAAAACTGTACACATCCCCTCTTGTTGAAACCATTCCTTCCAATCCATACTCTGCATTATGAATTGAAAGatattaaatgaaaattagGCAAAATTAAGAACAACATGTATAGAATTGAAAGATATTAAATTAGCAAGTACATCACCTGGAGCCATATACCCAATAGTGGCTAGAGTCATGGTTTGGGTAATAGAATCTCCTCCATCCAAGAGTTTTGCAATTCCAAAATCAGCAACATGTGCAACCATATCATCATCCAGTAGTATATTGCTTGGCTTCATATCACAGTGCACAATACGTATCGAATAACCATGGTGTAGGTATTCCAGTGCAGATGCAGCATCTATCATTATGTTCAACCTTTGTAAGATATTCAAAGAATAGTCTTGAGAGTACAACCACTTCTCGAGGCTCCCATTTGGCATGTAATTCAATACCAAGGCTTTGAAATCAAGTTCACTGCAACAGCTGATTATTTTGATAAGGTTTCTATGACGAATATTGCTTAGCATTTCACATTCCCTATCAAAATTCTTGAAAGCCCCTTCTAGCTGTAAACTGAAAACCTTTACTGCAACATCTATTCCATCTAAAAGTGTCCCTTTATATACTGAACCGAAACCCCCCCTTCCAAGTAGGTTGTTTTCATTAAATCCATTTGTGCCCCTTAGAAGTTCTAGGTGTGAAACTCTTCTCCAAACAAGTTGAGGCAACGAGGTAGCCTCTCTTGCAACTTCCACATTCCTTTTCCTGCGTAGTACAAAGATAGATATAGAGGCCACAAAGAGAATTATTGATATGATCCCTGGGATGATATATTTAGCTTTCCTCCAATTTGGTTCAAGTGTACCATTTTCGCATGGTGGAACCTGAAGTCGGGCTGCACCACAAAGTGCTTTGTTTGAGACAAATGATTGAGCGGAGAAGTTTTGGAACGGTCCACCAGTTGGAATTTCTCCTTGGAGCCTGTTGAAAGACAAATCCATATACCTGAGAAGTGACAAAGCTTCTAAAGACTTGGGAATCACTCCAGACAGATTGTTTCTAGATAAATCCAATTCTTCTAGGCTTAGCAAGCCGTCAAATGCACTTGGAATAGGTCCCTCCAAATTATTACTTGCTAAGGAGAGATAATCCAGATCCTGAAGACCGCCAATGGTGATTGGTATAACACCAGATAAATGGTTATTTGATAAATCTACATGTCTCACAACTTTCAAGTTTCCAATATCTTGTGAGAGAGGTCCAATTAGAGAATTGGATGATAAGCTTACATACTGGATGTCGACAAGTCTCCAAAAAGTAGATGGTATTGTGGAACTCAACGAATTGAACGACAGTGATAGATTTCTTAGAGACGCGGTTAGATTTCCCAAGCAGGAAGGTATAGAACCAGAGAGCTTATTATCACTCAAATATAAGAAAGCTAGGTTATCTAATTGACAAAGTTGGTCGGGGATGTGCCCTTGCAACTTGTTAACATTCAAGATCAACTCTTGGAGAATCCCTAGTCTTCCCAATGAAGTTGGAATTGTTCCGCTCAATTGATTTAATCCCAGATCTAAGGATATCAAGCTGCTCAAGTTGCCAATACCAATGGGAATGTTACCCCTCATGCTGCAATTGGCTAAAGAAAATTGTTGAAGCGACGATGTAGAGAAATTTCGAAGGGAATCATCAAGTCTGGCATTTAACGGATTAGAGTGCAAGCTTAATATTGTCAAATTTCCAAGATTAGCCAAACAAGAGAGAGTGTTTGCTTCTGGAATCGAAGTATCAATCGTCAAATTATTGTCGAATAACTTAAGCGCCTGAAGGTTTGTCAAGGCACATAGCGTGCTTGGAAGAAACCCTGTAAATGAGTTGTCGGCCAAATCTATCTTTGCGAGCATAGAAGCATTGGAGAGGTTGGGGATTACTCCGCTGAGGTCAGTTGCATCTATAAAAAGGAATTGTAGGTTTGGAAGCCCAAGGCCTATGTTTGCTGGGAGGCTACCCGATAGCTGATTAAAAGAAAGCGATATTTCGCTTATCGTGGAGATATTGAAGATTGAGGATGGGATGAGGCCATTGAGATTGTTACCTTGGAATCTCAAAATCTGTAAATTTGGAAGATCACCGATCTCGTCTGGTATAGTGCCTGCCACAATTTCACAAACGTTAGCATTAGCATTAGTTGAAAAGAATATTGACTTGGATAGAAATGGCAATTTTAATCTATTTTATTCTATCATGGCATTCAAATTATTACCACCGACTACAAAAGACTCTAAATTTTAAGGATCACCCATCTCATTTGGTATAGTTCCTACCATAATGTCACACCCGTTGCATATTTAACTTTGTATGAATTTTTGTAATCTAATCTAACGCTATCTGCTCGTTCATGACCTTCAGTGTAAAATGTCACACtcataatattaattaatacaaCAATATTTACACGGAAATCTCTAAAAAGTTTTGTGTTtgaaacaaattaagaaaTCGGGCCATAATTTGGGGATGAAAATATATGGTTTACAAAATATCATATTCTCTTGAGCAAAACACGTTTTTGTTTGCATGTCTTTatacctcttcttcttcttttttcttcttattttggtTAACCTTAGATTTGAACATATTGAATTAGATAGAACGTTTATAGATTCATGATTGTAACCCTTGCTATTCGATTCTAATGAATTTTCCAgcaattttgacaaaaaattgtTATATTCATGATTAACTATCTCCCTCATttactaaaatatgaaatagtAAAATAACGATAAATTAtgcaaccaaaataaaaaagataaatcatAATTGGATCAACATAATGAAATATCAATACCCGTCAAATTGTTATGGCTAAGGGATATCTCCTTCATCATTGTTAAGTTCccaatattttttggtatGCTTCCACTGAAATTGTTTTCCTCCAAATTAAGCATAAGA
This is a stretch of genomic DNA from Prunus dulcis unplaced genomic scaffold, ALMONDv2, whole genome shotgun sequence. It encodes these proteins:
- the LOC117613569 gene encoding putative receptor-like protein kinase At3g47110 isoform X2; the encoded protein is MERSRFVLSITLLLLQYSSKGTGAAKTNITTDQSALLAMRSHITSDPHNISVNWSTSTSVCNWVGVTCGARHLRVVSLNLSYMGFTGTIPPHLGNLSFLVALSFNNNSFYGTLPHELSYLRRLKFISLRFNNFMGSIPSWFGSFPKLQKLVLYGNQFSGTIPSTIFNLSTLEDISLSSNKLSGAIPKEIGNLTMLKRIYLDSNNFNEIPKEIGFLHQLEKLYVQLNALKGPVPVVVFNMSSLTTLTLYGNNLSGGLPNKIFQYLPSLQILNLGRNQFDGPLPSKLWQCRELLMLNLEENNFSGSIPKNIGNLTMMKEISLSHNNLTGTIPDEIGDLPNLQILRFQGNNLNGLIPSSNIGLGLPNLQFLFIDATDLSGVIPNLSNASMLAKIDLADNSFTGFLPSTLCALTNLQALKLFDNNLTIDTSIPEANTLSCLANLGNLTILSLHSNPLNARLDDSLRNFSTSSLQQFSLANCSMRGNIPIGIGNLSSLISLDLGLNQLSGTIPTSLGRLGILQELILNVNKLQGHIPDQLCQLDNLAFLYLSDNKLSGSIPSCLGNLTASLRNLSLSFNSLSSTIPSTFWRLVDIQYVSLSSNSLIGPLSQDIGNLKVVRHVDLSNNHLSGVIPITIGGLQDLDYLSLASNNLEGPIPSAFDGLLSLEELDLSRNNLSGVIPKSLEALSLLRYMDLSFNRLQGEIPTGGPFQNFSAQSFVSNKALCGAARLQVPPCENGTLEPNWRKAKYIIPGIISIILFVASISIFVLRRKRNVEVAREATSLPQLVWRRVSHLELLRGTNGFNENNLLGRGGFGSVYKGTLLDGIDVAVKVFSLQLEGAFKNFDRECEMLSNIRHRNLIKIISCCSELDFKALVLNYMPNGSLEKWLYSQDYSLNILQRLNIMIDAASALEYLHHGYSIRIVHCDMKPSNILLDDDMVAHVADFGIAKLLDGGDSITQTMTLATIGYMAPEYGLEGMVSTRGDVYSFGIVVMETFTRRKPTDEMFDGEMNIKQWIANSLVLPYSNIDEVVDANLLGIGTEQEDDDHVRKRDCISAIMRLALTCCAESPEERISMKEVVATLNKIKTKFLKDAAAGRRGVLLNRPLVQQRFN
- the LOC117613569 gene encoding probable LRR receptor-like serine/threonine-protein kinase At3g47570 isoform X1, with amino-acid sequence MERSRFVLSITLLLLQYSSKGTGAAKTNITTDQSALLAMRSHITSDPHNISVNWSTSTSVCNWVGVTCGARHLRVVSLNLSYMGFTGTIPPHLGNLSFLVALSFNNNSFYGTLPHELSYLRRLKFISLRFNNFMGSIPSWFGSFPKLQKLVLYGNQFSGTIPSTIFNLSTLEDISLSSNKLSGAIPKEIGNLTMLKRIYLDSNNFNEIPKEIGFLHQLEKLYVQLNALKGPVPVVVFNMSSLTTLTLYGNNLSGGLPNKIFQYLPSLQILNLGRNQFDGPLPSKLWQCRELLMLNLEENNFSGSIPKNIGNLTMMKEISLSHNNLTGTIPDEIGDLPNLQILRFQGNNLNGLIPSSIFNISTISEISLSFNQLSGSLPANIGLGLPNLQFLFIDATDLSGVIPNLSNASMLAKIDLADNSFTGFLPSTLCALTNLQALKLFDNNLTIDTSIPEANTLSCLANLGNLTILSLHSNPLNARLDDSLRNFSTSSLQQFSLANCSMRGNIPIGIGNLSSLISLDLGLNQLSGTIPTSLGRLGILQELILNVNKLQGHIPDQLCQLDNLAFLYLSDNKLSGSIPSCLGNLTASLRNLSLSFNSLSSTIPSTFWRLVDIQYVSLSSNSLIGPLSQDIGNLKVVRHVDLSNNHLSGVIPITIGGLQDLDYLSLASNNLEGPIPSAFDGLLSLEELDLSRNNLSGVIPKSLEALSLLRYMDLSFNRLQGEIPTGGPFQNFSAQSFVSNKALCGAARLQVPPCENGTLEPNWRKAKYIIPGIISIILFVASISIFVLRRKRNVEVAREATSLPQLVWRRVSHLELLRGTNGFNENNLLGRGGFGSVYKGTLLDGIDVAVKVFSLQLEGAFKNFDRECEMLSNIRHRNLIKIISCCSELDFKALVLNYMPNGSLEKWLYSQDYSLNILQRLNIMIDAASALEYLHHGYSIRIVHCDMKPSNILLDDDMVAHVADFGIAKLLDGGDSITQTMTLATIGYMAPEYGLEGMVSTRGDVYSFGIVVMETFTRRKPTDEMFDGEMNIKQWIANSLVLPYSNIDEVVDANLLGIGTEQEDDDHVRKRDCISAIMRLALTCCAESPEERISMKEVVATLNKIKTKFLKDAAAGRRGVLLNRPLVQQRFN